The following are encoded in a window of Megalops cyprinoides isolate fMegCyp1 chromosome 16, fMegCyp1.pri, whole genome shotgun sequence genomic DNA:
- the mogat3a gene encoding 2-acylglycerol O-acyltransferase 1 yields MKIEFAPLNIPLRRRLQTAAVVQWVFSFLALAQCCLAAYILLCLTRWWLLAALYAGWLYLDRDTPTTGGRRSHWVRSWAVWRYFRDYFPISLIKTVDLDPKHNYLFGFHPHGVLVAGGFGNFCTEASGFATLFPGLTPYLLMLPFWFRVPFFRDYIMSGGLVSSEKSSASYILSRPGGGHVAVVAVGGAPESLDARPGALTLQVLNRKGFIKLALKHGAQLVPVFSFGENELFDQMENPAGSPLRCLQDRMQKMMGVALPLFHARGVFQYSFGLLPYRKPIHTVVGRPIPVVQTPSPSKEDIDALHQLYMEGLTQLFEEHKSKYGIAEDKHLKFI; encoded by the exons ATGAAGATTGAGTTCGCTCCGCTGAATATCCCGTTGCGAAGGCGCCTGCAGACGGCGGCGGTGGTGCAATGGGTTTTCTCGTTTCTCGCTCTGG CTCAGTGCTGTTTGGCAGCCTACATCTTGCTGTGCCTGACCCGCTGGTGGCTGCTGGCCGCGCTGTATGCCGGGTGGCTCTACCTGGACAGGGACACGCCCACCACCGGGGGCCGGCGCTCACACTGGGTCCGCAGCTGGGCAGTCTGGCGCTACTTCCGGGACTACTTCCCCATCTCA CTGATTAAAACAGTGGACCTTGACCCTAAGCACAACTACCTGTTCGGCTTCCACCCCCATGGCGTCCTGGTGGCGGGAGGGTTCGGGAACTTCTGCACTGAGGCGTCTGGGTTTGCGACCCTGTTCCCGGGACTCACCCCCTATCTGCTGATGCTCCCGTTCTGGTTCCGCGTACCATTCTTTCGGGACTACATCATGTCCGGAG GTCTGGTATCCAGTGAGAAAAGTAGTGCCAGCTACATTTTGAGTCGTCCAGGCGGGGGTCATGTGGCGGTTGTGGCAGTAGGGGGTGCTCCAGAGTCACTGGATGCCCGGCCAGGAGCTCTGACGCTTCAGGTTCTCAACAGGAAAGGCTTCATCAAACTGGCCCTCAAGCATGG AGCGCAGTTGGTGCCAGTCTTCTCATTTGGGGAGAATGAGCTGTTCGACCAGATGGAGAACCCTGCCGGCTCGCCCCTCAGGTGCCTGCAGGACCGAATGCAGAAGATGATGGGTGTGGCCCTACCCCTCTTCCATGCCCGGGGCGTCTTCCAGTACAGCTTTGGCCTGCTGCCCTACAGGAAACCCATCCATACAGTGG tgGGCCGGCCCATTCCAGTGGTCCAGACCCCCTCCCCGAGCAAAGAGGACATAGATGCCCTGCACCAGCTCTACATGGAGGGCCTCACCCAGCTTTTTGAGGAACACAAGAGCAAGTACGGCATCGCAGAAGACAAGCACCTCAAGTTCATCTAG